From one Mycolicibacterium sp. HK-90 genomic stretch:
- a CDS encoding DUF4328 domain-containing protein: MIQVCSQCGTRWNVRDRQRSWCPRCGGSLLAPSAPQPQWGPAPRPAASPTGQHTPPQLAPGYRWIAVRPGAPPHQGRRRRVLGPTPRYRVIPSWGLHQYFDPDAQEQKPPQGETEAGTARLMLVAAMVVLGVAAFAHVIRYVLLLINRSVLLHPVIAVGGLLIGLLASLLAIVFVILTVVALVRWLIVRRAARYAEHGEVDPRSTRTIWWCSLLPGVNVVMVPVFVWELAALEGRLSYLRRPIVVWWVAWALSAVVAVWSMVSTVYVTFFVDTPQNIADNTVTVIVGYLLALATFLLTAKVFTGFVGSGTAAQQSVRRWVVVGPESAEPAAERVEAETADVSQNREDSAESAVPVESQGQNPAA, translated from the coding sequence ATGATCCAGGTGTGTTCGCAGTGCGGAACGCGCTGGAACGTGCGTGACCGGCAGCGGTCGTGGTGCCCGCGGTGCGGGGGCTCGTTGTTGGCGCCCTCGGCACCCCAACCTCAGTGGGGGCCGGCCCCGCGGCCCGCTGCGTCGCCCACGGGCCAGCACACTCCACCGCAGCTCGCCCCCGGCTATCGCTGGATCGCGGTGCGGCCTGGTGCCCCGCCGCACCAGGGGCGTCGGCGTCGCGTGCTGGGCCCCACACCGCGCTACCGGGTCATCCCGAGCTGGGGTCTGCATCAGTACTTCGATCCGGATGCTCAGGAACAGAAGCCGCCCCAGGGTGAAACCGAGGCCGGGACAGCCCGGCTCATGCTCGTCGCCGCGATGGTCGTGCTCGGTGTCGCCGCCTTCGCCCACGTGATCCGGTATGTGCTGCTGCTGATCAACCGCAGCGTGCTGCTGCACCCGGTGATCGCCGTCGGCGGGCTGCTGATCGGACTGTTGGCCAGCCTGCTGGCGATCGTCTTCGTGATCCTCACGGTGGTGGCGCTGGTCCGGTGGCTGATCGTGCGGCGAGCCGCCCGGTACGCCGAGCACGGCGAGGTGGATCCGCGCAGCACCCGGACAATCTGGTGGTGCAGCCTGCTGCCCGGGGTGAACGTGGTGATGGTGCCCGTGTTCGTGTGGGAACTGGCCGCGCTCGAGGGACGGCTGTCATACCTGCGCCGCCCGATCGTGGTGTGGTGGGTGGCCTGGGCGTTGAGCGCGGTGGTTGCCGTGTGGTCGATGGTCAGCACCGTGTATGTGACCTTCTTCGTGGACACCCCGCAGAACATCGCCGACAACACCGTGACCGTGATCGTCGGGTATCTGCTGGCGCTCGCGACCTTCCTGCTGACCGCCAAGGTGTTCACCGGGTTCGTGGGCAGCGGCACGGCCGCTCAGCAGAGCGTCCGGCGTTGGGTTGTGGTCGGCCCCGAGTCCGCCGAACCCGCCGCTGAGCGGGTAGAAGCCGAGACGGCGGATGTATCGCAGAATCGTGAGGATTCGGCTGAATCCGCGGTTCCGGTTGAGTCCCAAGGGCAGAACCCGGCAGCATAG
- a CDS encoding rhodanese-like domain-containing protein: MDDVEIGQADIAAVPTTFEGSVVLLDVREDDEWERGHVAGAQHIPMGDVPTRIAEIDPDAELYVICHAGGRSLRVANYLARNGYTPINVEGGMLAWSGAGRPVVTDAGSPGNI; the protein is encoded by the coding sequence ATGGACGATGTGGAAATCGGGCAGGCAGACATCGCTGCGGTACCCACGACGTTCGAGGGCTCCGTGGTGCTGCTCGACGTCCGTGAGGACGACGAATGGGAACGCGGGCATGTCGCAGGCGCGCAGCACATTCCGATGGGTGATGTCCCGACGCGGATCGCCGAGATCGACCCGGATGCGGAGTTGTACGTGATCTGCCATGCCGGCGGGCGCTCCCTGCGGGTGGCGAACTACCTGGCCCGCAACGGCTACACCCCGATCAATGTCGAGGGCGGGATGTTGGCCTGGTCCGGGGCCGGCCGCCCGGTCGTCACCGACGCCGGCTCACCGGGCAACATCTGA
- a CDS encoding superoxide dismutase, with product MAEYTLPDLDYDYGALEPHISGQINELHHSKHHAAYVKGVNDAVAKLDEARANGDHAAIFLNEKNLAFHLGGHVNHSIWWKNLSPNGGDKPTGDLAAAIDDQFGSFDKFQAQFTAAANGLQGSGWAVLGYDSLGDRLLTFQLYDQQANVPLGIIPLLQVDMWEHAFYLQYKNVKADYVKAFWNVVNWEDVQNRYAAATSKTNGLIFG from the coding sequence GTGGCTGAATACACCTTGCCGGACCTGGATTACGACTACGGAGCGCTGGAACCGCACATCTCCGGGCAGATCAACGAACTCCACCACAGCAAGCACCACGCGGCGTACGTCAAGGGAGTCAACGACGCCGTTGCCAAGCTCGACGAGGCGCGGGCCAACGGCGACCATGCCGCGATTTTCCTCAACGAGAAGAACCTGGCCTTCCACCTCGGCGGCCACGTGAACCACTCCATCTGGTGGAAGAACCTGTCCCCCAACGGTGGTGACAAGCCCACGGGTGATCTCGCCGCAGCCATCGACGACCAGTTCGGGTCGTTCGACAAGTTCCAGGCGCAGTTCACCGCCGCCGCCAACGGCCTGCAGGGTTCGGGCTGGGCTGTGCTCGGCTACGACAGCCTCGGCGACCGGCTGCTGACCTTCCAGCTGTACGACCAGCAGGCCAACGTGCCGCTCGGCATCATCCCGCTGCTGCAGGTCGACATGTGGGAGCACGCGTTCTACCTGCAGTACAAGAACGTCAAGGCCGATTACGTCAAGGCGTTCTGGAACGTCGTCAACTGGGAGGACGTGCAGAACCGCTACGCGGCCGCCACCTCCAAGACCAACGGCCTGATCTTCGGATAG
- a CDS encoding peptidase, with translation MDTTGSGRAIEIAPFHSGGALKGFVVSGRWPDSTKEWAQLLIVTVRVASLPGLLSTTTIFGVREELPDEPQPGTVGLVIAEGPVVGESAVPPGYFAEHQPPALLMLHPPSETTPSLPECSGAASGCVLLPGLPHLGLEHRAAWVEAESDGTVTSMVSRVGVDPISHPDTAILAMLLAA, from the coding sequence ATGGATACGACGGGGTCCGGCCGGGCGATAGAGATCGCCCCCTTTCATTCCGGTGGTGCGCTCAAGGGTTTCGTGGTCTCCGGCCGCTGGCCGGACTCCACAAAAGAGTGGGCCCAGCTTCTGATCGTCACCGTCCGGGTGGCATCGCTTCCTGGATTGCTCTCCACCACAACGATTTTCGGCGTCCGTGAAGAACTGCCCGACGAGCCGCAGCCCGGCACCGTCGGGCTCGTCATCGCCGAGGGACCGGTGGTCGGCGAATCCGCGGTCCCGCCCGGGTATTTCGCCGAGCACCAGCCCCCGGCGCTGTTGATGCTGCATCCTCCCTCCGAGACCACGCCCTCACTTCCGGAGTGCAGCGGCGCGGCGTCGGGATGCGTACTGTTACCAGGACTGCCACATCTCGGGCTGGAACACCGAGCGGCCTGGGTCGAGGCGGAATCGGACGGCACGGTGACATCGATGGTCAGCCGGGTCGGCGTCGATCCGATCAGCCACCCCGACACCGCCATCCTGGCGATGCTGCTCGCGGCGTGA
- a CDS encoding secretion protein EspR, whose protein sequence is MSKTFAARLNRLFDTVYPPGRGPHTSAEVIAALKSEGVTMSAPYLSQLRSGNRTNPSAATMAALANFFRIKPAYFTDDEYYEKLDKELTWLASMRDEGVRRIAARTVGLSTEAQQDLVQKVDELRRREHLDD, encoded by the coding sequence ATGAGCAAGACGTTCGCCGCCCGTCTAAACCGCCTGTTCGACACGGTTTATCCGCCTGGGCGCGGACCCCATACGTCTGCCGAGGTGATCGCCGCACTCAAGTCCGAGGGCGTCACCATGTCAGCTCCATACCTGTCGCAGCTTCGTTCGGGCAACCGCACCAACCCGTCGGCGGCAACCATGGCCGCCCTTGCCAACTTCTTCCGGATCAAGCCGGCCTACTTCACCGACGACGAGTACTACGAGAAGCTCGACAAGGAGCTGACCTGGCTGGCCAGCATGCGTGATGAAGGGGTCCGCCGGATCGCCGCCCGCACCGTGGGCCTGTCCACGGAGGCCCAGCAGGATCTGGTTCAGAAGGTCGACGAGTTGCGTCGCCGGGAACACCTCGACGACTGA
- a CDS encoding ImmA/IrrE family metallo-endopeptidase, translating to MSASRSVTRAVNEVLDLAPRRGEVTLTRLVDAVSKDRGRPIELTMAELPPGVCGQWRQYADRDVFLIQQGLPAWDRTLAHELGHLVLGHEGISIVDAAAATAEVATSDLISYMLNQRTGCMGPNGEDIEQEAEDFAALLLYRLGRLPSDRSSIVQVRLGEAFG from the coding sequence ATGTCCGCCAGTCGAAGCGTCACGCGCGCTGTCAACGAGGTCCTCGACCTGGCCCCGCGGCGGGGTGAGGTCACGTTGACCCGCCTGGTCGACGCGGTGAGCAAGGACCGCGGCCGGCCGATCGAGCTGACCATGGCCGAACTTCCACCCGGCGTCTGCGGGCAGTGGCGGCAGTACGCCGATCGCGACGTGTTCCTCATCCAGCAGGGGCTACCGGCCTGGGATCGCACCCTCGCGCACGAGCTCGGTCACCTGGTCCTCGGGCACGAGGGCATCTCGATCGTGGATGCGGCGGCGGCGACGGCCGAGGTCGCCACCTCGGATCTGATCAGCTACATGCTGAACCAGCGCACGGGCTGTATGGGCCCCAACGGAGAGGACATCGAGCAGGAGGCCGAGGATTTCGCCGCGCTCCTGCTGTACCGCCTGGGCCGGCTCCCGTCCGACCGGTCATCCATCGTGCAGGTTCGCCTCGGAGAGGCATTTGGTTGA